A region from the Pseudonocardia petroleophila genome encodes:
- a CDS encoding LuxR C-terminal-related transcriptional regulator has product MAGSLIASKMRVPVVRGGSVRRDRLDGPLDRGVAGPLTLLSAPAGFGKTTLLADWLACTGRTSAAWLSLDERDGDPVRFWTYLVTALRTAPGSPAGFGDAALALLTAPRPSTEAVVTALLDDLAALRDDVVLVLDDLHVVDAREIRDGLALLLEHLPPALHLVVACRADPPFPLARMRARGELVEVRAAELRFTPDEVAAYLADAAGPGLAPADVVALEERTEGWIAALQLAALSLRGRADVGGFIARFAGDDRYVVDYLVEEVLRHLSPDVGDFLLRTAVLDRFTAPLCDAVTGRDDGARTLPALERANLFLVPLDDHREWYRYHHLFADVLRARIPAGRLPLLHRRAADWFERHDLVEESVEHALAAGDVDRAARLMERAVPAIRRSRHDTTFRGWLARLPDEVLRRSPVLGVFRGWSLMVAGDLEGFAARLDDAERALAAVPPGSEPPWADTEELHTLPATIAVYRASIAQARGDVAGTAAHARRALDLARPGDHLSLGSASGLLGLASWAEGDVASALRTFGRAVTSLRAGGNVVDELTSTAVLADMWLAAGRPLTARRVCERALRRDGGAPPAAAASLHVALSGLHREAGDLGRAREHLGTADALDDRGSVVEGRHRRHVAAALLAAAEGDPDAADVLLDRAEQDHLPGFLPDLHPVPAIRARILLRRQRPLEAADLVRGRGVTPDDRADPLREYDHLTLVRLLLARRRPDRATGLLERLLDAAQSAGRARSVLEIGMLQALALDARGDRPRARETLDRALTGAPETAGHVRLFLDEGTPVTDLLRDVERHGTASEQARLLLGPSPDVALTGREIQVLRLLDGELTGPQIARALYVTHNTLRTHTKHIFTKLDVTTRRAAVARARERGVL; this is encoded by the coding sequence ATGGCCGGGTCGTTGATCGCGTCGAAGATGCGTGTCCCGGTCGTCCGGGGCGGGTCGGTGCGCCGCGACCGGCTCGACGGACCGCTCGACCGGGGGGTGGCGGGCCCGCTGACGCTCCTGTCGGCCCCCGCGGGGTTCGGCAAGACGACGCTGCTCGCCGACTGGCTGGCCTGCACCGGCCGGACGTCCGCGGCCTGGCTCTCGCTCGACGAGCGCGACGGCGACCCCGTCCGCTTCTGGACCTACCTGGTCACCGCGCTGCGCACCGCCCCCGGGTCCCCGGCCGGCTTCGGCGACGCCGCGCTCGCACTGCTGACCGCGCCCCGCCCGTCGACGGAGGCGGTCGTCACCGCCCTGCTCGACGACCTGGCCGCGCTGCGCGACGACGTCGTCCTGGTCCTCGACGACCTCCACGTCGTCGACGCCCGGGAGATCCGCGACGGGCTCGCCCTCCTGCTGGAGCACCTCCCCCCGGCGCTCCACCTGGTGGTCGCCTGCCGGGCCGACCCCCCGTTCCCGCTGGCCCGGATGCGCGCCCGCGGCGAGCTCGTCGAGGTCCGGGCCGCCGAACTGCGCTTCACCCCCGACGAGGTCGCCGCGTACCTCGCCGACGCAGCCGGGCCGGGCCTCGCCCCCGCCGACGTCGTCGCGCTGGAGGAGCGGACGGAGGGCTGGATCGCCGCGCTGCAGCTCGCCGCACTCTCGCTGCGGGGGCGCGCGGACGTCGGCGGGTTCATCGCCCGCTTCGCCGGTGACGACCGGTACGTCGTCGACTACCTCGTGGAGGAGGTCCTGCGCCACCTGTCCCCCGACGTCGGTGACTTCCTGCTGCGGACGGCGGTGCTCGACCGCTTCACCGCCCCGCTCTGCGACGCCGTCACCGGCCGCGACGACGGCGCCCGGACACTGCCGGCGCTGGAGCGGGCCAACCTGTTCCTCGTCCCGCTGGACGACCACCGCGAGTGGTACCGCTACCACCACCTGTTCGCCGACGTGCTGCGCGCGCGCATCCCCGCCGGGCGGCTCCCGCTGCTGCACCGCCGCGCGGCGGACTGGTTCGAGCGTCACGACCTCGTCGAGGAGTCCGTCGAGCACGCGCTGGCCGCCGGTGACGTCGACCGGGCGGCGCGGCTGATGGAGCGGGCCGTGCCGGCGATCCGGCGCTCCCGCCACGACACGACGTTCCGTGGGTGGCTCGCCCGGCTGCCCGACGAGGTCCTGCGGCGCAGCCCGGTCCTCGGCGTCTTCCGCGGGTGGTCGCTCATGGTCGCCGGCGACCTCGAGGGGTTCGCGGCCCGCCTGGACGACGCCGAACGCGCGCTGGCCGCCGTGCCGCCCGGGTCGGAGCCGCCCTGGGCCGACACCGAGGAGCTGCACACGCTCCCGGCGACCATCGCCGTGTACCGCGCCTCGATCGCGCAGGCCCGGGGCGACGTGGCCGGCACGGCGGCGCACGCGCGGCGCGCCCTCGACCTCGCCCGGCCCGGCGACCACCTCTCGCTCGGCAGCGCGTCGGGCCTGCTGGGGCTCGCCTCCTGGGCGGAGGGGGACGTCGCGTCGGCGCTGCGGACCTTCGGCCGGGCCGTCACCAGCCTCCGGGCGGGCGGCAACGTCGTCGACGAGCTCACCTCCACCGCCGTGCTCGCCGACATGTGGCTCGCGGCCGGCCGGCCGCTGACCGCCCGCCGGGTCTGCGAGCGCGCGCTGCGGCGGGACGGCGGCGCACCGCCCGCCGCGGCGGCGAGCCTGCACGTCGCGCTGAGCGGGCTGCACCGCGAGGCCGGTGACCTCGGCCGGGCCCGCGAGCACCTCGGAACCGCCGACGCGCTCGACGACCGCGGGTCGGTGGTCGAGGGCCGCCACCGCCGGCACGTGGCCGCGGCCCTGCTCGCCGCCGCCGAGGGCGACCCCGACGCCGCGGACGTGCTCCTGGACCGGGCCGAGCAGGACCACCTGCCGGGCTTCCTACCGGACCTTCACCCGGTCCCCGCGATCCGCGCCCGCATCCTCCTGCGGCGGCAGCGGCCGCTCGAGGCCGCCGACCTGGTCCGCGGCCGGGGCGTGACCCCCGACGACCGGGCCGACCCCCTGCGCGAGTACGACCACCTGACGCTGGTGCGCCTGCTCCTCGCCCGGCGGCGTCCCGACCGGGCCACCGGCCTGCTGGAGCGGCTGCTCGACGCGGCGCAGAGCGCGGGCCGCGCCCGCAGCGTCCTGGAGATCGGCATGCTGCAGGCCCTCGCCCTCGACGCGCGGGGCGACCGGCCACGGGCCCGCGAGACGCTCGACCGGGCGCTGACCGGGGCCCCCGAGACGGCGGGCCACGTGCGGCTGTTCCTCGACGAGGGCACCCCCGTGACCGATCTCCTGCGCGACGTCGAGCGCCACGGCACCGCGAGCGAGCAGGCGCGCCTGCTGCTCGGCCCGTCCCCGGACGTCGCGCTGACCGGACGGGAGATCCAGGTGCTTCGGCTGCTCGACGGCGAGCTGACCGGGCCGCAGATCGCCCGGGCGCTGTACGTCACGCACAACACGCT